The following are from one region of the Streptomyces tuirus genome:
- a CDS encoding MBL fold metallo-hydrolase, translating into MTQVTDHGGGVRSLQVPIPDNPLGHTLVYVVDTDRGPVLIDTGWDDPDSWDTLTEGLTACGTSAAEIHGVVITHHHPDHHGLSGRVRQASGAWIAMHAADTAVVRRTREARPERWFTYMAAKLTAAGAPEEHIAPLRQPRHRTLPGLSPALPDRDIAPGELLALPGRRLRAIWTPGHTPGHVCLHLEEDHPARLPGRGRLFSGDHLLPEITPHIGLYEDPEDTTVTDPLGDYLDSLERVGRLAPAEILPAHQYPFSDAGARVRELLTHHESRLTGLLALLAEPLTPWQLAERMEWNRPWSEIPYGSRTIAVSEAEAHLRRLVKLGRAEAVPGSEPVTYVAV; encoded by the coding sequence ATGACACAGGTGACCGACCACGGCGGAGGCGTCCGCTCCCTGCAGGTCCCGATCCCGGACAACCCGCTCGGCCACACGCTGGTGTACGTCGTCGACACCGACCGCGGCCCGGTGCTGATCGACACCGGCTGGGACGACCCGGACTCCTGGGACACCCTCACGGAGGGCCTCACGGCCTGCGGCACCTCGGCCGCCGAGATCCACGGCGTGGTCATCACCCACCACCACCCGGACCACCACGGGCTGTCCGGCCGGGTCCGTCAGGCGTCGGGCGCGTGGATCGCGATGCACGCGGCGGACACCGCGGTCGTACGGCGGACCCGGGAGGCCCGCCCCGAGCGCTGGTTCACGTACATGGCGGCCAAGCTCACCGCCGCCGGTGCGCCCGAGGAGCACATCGCGCCCCTGCGGCAGCCCCGCCACCGCACCCTGCCCGGCCTCTCCCCCGCCCTGCCCGACCGCGACATCGCCCCCGGCGAACTCCTGGCACTGCCCGGCCGCCGGCTGCGCGCGATCTGGACCCCGGGGCACACGCCGGGCCATGTCTGCCTCCACCTGGAGGAGGACCATCCGGCCCGGCTCCCGGGCCGGGGGCGCCTGTTCTCCGGCGACCACCTGCTGCCCGAGATCACCCCGCACATCGGCCTCTACGAGGATCCCGAGGACACCACGGTCACCGACCCCCTGGGCGACTACCTCGACTCCCTGGAACGCGTCGGCCGGCTGGCCCCCGCCGAGATCCTCCCGGCCCACCAGTACCCGTTCTCCGACGCCGGCGCCCGCGTACGGGAGTTGCTCACCCACCACGAGTCCCGCCTGACCGGCCTGCTGGCCCTGCTCGCCGAGCCCCTCACCCCCTGGCAGCTCGCCGAGCGCATGGAGTGGAACCGTCCCTGGTCCGAGATCCCGTACGGCTCCCGCACCATCGCCGTCTCGGAGGCCGAGGCGCATCTGCGGCGCCTGGTGAAGCTGGGACGGGCGGAGGCGGTGCCGGGGAGCGAGCCGGTGACATACGTGGCGGTGTGA